One segment of uncultured Desulfovibrio sp. DNA contains the following:
- a CDS encoding ATP-dependent 6-phosphofructokinase, giving the protein MQECSLETEIRTLGPCKLDSVLPYRTWADNKTVQIVVDEELSEEVNAPFSVCLEAAGPRKKLYFDTTRAKCAIVTCGGLCPGINDVIRAIVMEAFHAYNVPSILGIAYGLEGFIPKYGHAPFELTPSSVADIHRFGGTMLGSSRGPQPAEEIVDNLERSNVNALFVIGGDGTMKAALAISSEVQARGLKISVIGIPKTIDNDINFIPQSFGFETAAFKATEAIECAHTEACGVPNGIGLVKLMGRESGFIAARAALALKEVNFVLIPEAPFALEGEGGLLPALEERLRSRGHAVIVAAEGAGQHLMENHAAKDVSGNPVLGDVADLLRKNISSYLGARGIEHSLKYIDPSYIIRSIPANANDKVYCGFLGQYAVHAAMAGRTDMVVGKIQDRYVHLPLELVTRKRRKLNIYSDLWRAVLESTGQGMLKGMLPPA; this is encoded by the coding sequence ATGCAAGAATGTTCGCTCGAAACGGAAATCCGCACGCTTGGCCCCTGCAAGCTTGATTCTGTGCTGCCCTACCGCACATGGGCAGACAACAAGACCGTGCAGATTGTTGTGGATGAAGAACTGTCGGAAGAAGTGAACGCGCCCTTCAGCGTATGCCTTGAGGCCGCTGGCCCGCGCAAAAAACTCTATTTTGACACCACCCGCGCCAAGTGCGCCATCGTGACCTGCGGCGGGCTTTGCCCCGGCATCAACGATGTCATCCGCGCCATTGTGATGGAGGCCTTCCACGCCTACAACGTGCCCTCCATTCTGGGCATCGCCTACGGGCTTGAGGGTTTTATTCCCAAGTACGGGCATGCTCCCTTTGAGCTTACGCCTTCAAGCGTGGCGGATATTCACCGTTTTGGCGGCACCATGCTTGGTTCCTCACGCGGGCCGCAGCCTGCCGAGGAAATTGTGGATAACCTTGAACGCAGCAACGTCAACGCTCTCTTTGTCATTGGCGGCGACGGCACCATGAAGGCCGCTCTTGCCATCAGTAGCGAGGTGCAGGCGCGCGGGCTCAAGATATCCGTCATCGGCATCCCCAAAACCATTGATAACGACATCAACTTCATTCCCCAGTCGTTCGGCTTTGAAACAGCCGCCTTCAAGGCCACGGAGGCCATTGAATGCGCACATACCGAGGCCTGCGGCGTGCCCAACGGCATTGGCCTTGTCAAGCTGATGGGGCGGGAATCGGGCTTTATCGCCGCGCGCGCGGCTCTGGCCCTCAAAGAAGTGAACTTTGTGCTCATTCCCGAGGCTCCCTTTGCCCTTGAGGGCGAGGGCGGGCTTTTGCCCGCGCTGGAAGAACGCCTGCGCTCGCGCGGGCATGCCGTGATTGTGGCAGCCGAGGGCGCAGGCCAGCACCTTATGGAAAATCACGCCGCCAAGGATGTCTCGGGCAACCCCGTGCTTGGTGATGTGGCCGACCTGCTGCGCAAGAATATCAGTTCCTATCTTGGCGCGCGCGGCATTGAGCATTCGCTGAAATACATTGACCCGAGCTATATTATCCGCTCCATCCCGGCCAACGCCAACGACAAGGTCTATTGCGGATTTTTGGGCCAGTACGCAGTGCATGCCGCCATGGCCGGACGCACAGACATGGTGGTGGGCAAAATTCAGGATCGTTACGTGCATCTGCCGCTGGAGCTTGTGACCCGCAAGCGCCGCAAGCTCAACATCTATTCAGACCTGTGGCGGGCTGTGCTTGAATCCACCGGTCAGGGCATGCTGAAGGGCATGCTGCCCCCGGCGTAA